The following proteins come from a genomic window of Aricia agestis chromosome 19, ilAriAges1.1, whole genome shotgun sequence:
- the LOC121736538 gene encoding uncharacterized protein LOC121736538: MRFECFSEYFMFSTTTALFLTDSEPVYVVRPLLSYWTPKIACKFDLELLIWILSLACGLDIVETMDRCVNCGIVTSHCNTLGRRPLNDENILSVIRQWLAPQSVSSNDHVCQACWDLAQNPRALNQGRLLGHRNICLRCGRSLAARVSHALHTNSIRESRIYNVIKEWIIPRTIQATSHICHTCWVAADRASVHMTSGPSTSSRQDTLQIVDPQQPDLPNVSPNVGVSSNQPVPSIVLSEYMRAVETERRCFIEGCQRTERYRVPLTTRKMLFNEYKYYIPENNRLCDQHLVIEAWDFLDSLRSNYVQTFTERHIYDMMSLKEVESTSLLQFENIGEMEDHVVHIWTGLNKEQFNQMFAEVPELSEISKAAVALAAYLMKLRTGDSNERLASLLKVSRTTLEKWIYQVRELLTEHFVPRNLGLNHQNRQQLVQKNLAIPKALFGSFEGVDTPIAIFDGTYCYVEKSSNYLYQKKTYSLHKYRNLMKPFLIVCTDGYIIDVLGPYPATTSDADIMKKEFQHGRPLREYFQEGDAFILDRGFRDSISLLNQCGYRTYVPASLEEGETQLSTIEANKSRAVTICRWVVEVVNGRFKRDFKLLRQNYFNIASKSFMKDFEVAACLLNKFHPPIFDREDAQEIIQEIERYMNTENELASFIISNNYNRRRANFETITVHSDNLNDFPQLSESELILISLGTYQIKQARSYYGEHMRQNDGFVIEVCREVANSLLRELSASNTSWLLRGRILSRHISRKTYYIYILVDSSRRGREAIVQHYCNCIVGRRTVGCCAHIMSIIWYLSWARYRNIVPPAQFLDDILIIIEEE, encoded by the exons ATGCGTTTTGAGTGCTTTTccgaatattttatgttttcaacGACCACTGCTTTGTTTCTTACGGACTCCGAACCCGTCTACGTTGTACGACCCTTGCTTTCATATTGGACACCGAAGATTGCCTGCAAGTTTGACTTGGAACTGTTAATTTGGATTTTGTCGCTAGCTTGTGGATTGGATATTGTTGAAACGATGGATCGCTGTGTGAATTGCGGGATAGTAACTAGTCACTGCAATACATTAGGGCGACGACCATTAAATGATGAAAATATTCTATCAGTGATTCGGCAATGGCTTGCACCTCAGTCT gTAAGTAGTAATGACCATGTTTGTCAAGCGTGTTGGGATTTGGCTCAAAACCCACGGGCTCTTAACCAGGGAAGACTACTAGGACACCGCAACATTTGTCTCCGCTGCGGACGCTCTCTAGCTGCACGAGTTAGTCATGCACTTCACACCAACTCAATTCGTGAATCTAGAATTTATAATGTCATAAAAGAATGGATTATTCCTCGaact ATTCAAGCAACAAGTCACATATGTCATACATGTTGGGTGGCTGCAGACAGAGCTTCTGTCCACATGACCTCAGGCCCATCAACATCATCCCGACAAGACACTCTTCAAATAGTAGACCCACAACAACCAGATCTTCCTAATGTGTCTCCAAATGTAGGAGTTAGCAGCAACCAACCAGTACCTTCTATTGTTTTGTCCGAGTACATGAGAGCCGTTGAAACTGAAAGAAGGTGCTTCATTGAAGGATGCCAAAGAACAGAGAGATACAGAGTACCACTTACTACTCGTAAAATGTTGTTCaatgaatataaatattacatcCCTGAAAATAACCGTCTTTGTGATCAACATTTGGTTATCGAAGCATGGGATTTTCTGGATAGTTTGAGATCCAATTATGTTCAGACATTTACTGAGAGACATATATATGATATGATGTCTCTAAAAGAAGTTGAAAGTACTTCACTACTTCAATTCGAAAATATTGGTGAAATGGAGGACCATGTTGTTCACATATGGACTGGGTTAAATAAAGAGCAGTTTAACCAGATGTTTGCTGAAGTTCCTGAATTATCAGAAATCTCAAAAGCAGCCGTAGCTCTGGCCGCTTATCTCATGAAGCTTAGAACTGGAGATTCAAATGAAAGGTTGGCAAGTTTATTAAAAGTATCTAGGACAACTCTTGAAAAGTGGATTTATCAAGTAAGAGAACTACTTACTGAGCATTTTGTACCCAGAAATCTTGGTTTAAACCACCAGAACAGACAACAATTGGTACAGAAAAATCTCGCAATACCTAAGGCTTTGTTTGGAAGCTTTGAGGGAGTTGACACCCCAATAGCAATTTTTGATGGAACATATTGCTATGTCGAAAAGAGTTCCAATTacttataccaaaaaaaaacatacagccTGCATAAGTACAGGAATCTTATGAAACCATTCTTGATAGTGTGTACGGATGGATATATAATAGATGTTTTGGGTCCATACCCAGCCACAACATCCGATGCTGACATAATGAAGAAAGAATTTCAACATGGAAGGCCTCTACGTGAATATTTCCAGGAAGGTGATGCCTTTATATTAGATAGAGGGTTCCGTGACTCGATTTCTTTATTGAACCAGTGTGGTTATAGAACTTACGTGCCTGCTTCATTGGAGGAGGGTGAAACGCAATTGTCAACTATTGAGGCAAATAAATCAAGAGCAGTCACCATATGCCGTTGGGTTGTTGAAGTTGTGAATGGCAGATTCAAAagagattttaaattgttacggcaaaattattttaatatagccAGTAAAAGTTTCATGAAAGATTTTGAGGTGGCTGCTTGTCTCTTAAATAAGTTTCACCCACCTATATTTGATCGTGAAGATGCTCAAGAAATAATACAAGAAATAGAAAGGTACATGAATACAGAAAATGAGTTAGCCagttttattattagtaataattataataggcgTCGGGCTAATTTTGAAACAATAACTGTACATAGTGATAATTTAAACGATTTTCCTCAGCTTTCTGAAAGCGAacttatattaatttcattaggTACATACCAAATTAAGCAGGCACGATCATATTACGGAGAACATATGAGACAAAATGACGGTTTTGTTATTGAAGTGTGCAGGGAGGTTGCCAATAGCCTACTTCGAGAGTTGTCGGCTTCTAACACATCTTGGCTACTCAGGGGTCGTATATTATCACGACATATAAGTcggaaaacatattatatttatattttagtcgACAGCTCTCGTAGAGGAAGAGAAGCCATTGTACAGCATTATTGCAACTGTATTGTAGGTAGACGAACAGTAGGCTGCTGTGCTCACATAATGTCCATTATATGGTACCTTAGCTGGGCAAGGTACCGCAATATTGTACCCCCTGCACAATTCTTAGacgacattttaattattattgaagaggaataa